The genomic interval CGGTCCGTACGCACGAGCTTGCCGGCCTCGTCGAGGTCGTAGCAGCCGATGGCGATCCGGTGCGGGCGCAGCGTCGGCTCGCCCTTGGCGCCGGCGGGCAGCGCGGGCGCCTCCTGGAGCACGGTGAACGAGGTGACGTGACCGTTCCCGTCGGTCTCGATCTCCGGGCGCAGGATGTTGATCCCGGCTGTCTCCAGCCACGCCTTCGACCAGGTCTTCAGGTCGCGGCCGGAGGTCTCCTCCAGGGCGCCCAGCAGGTCGGCCAGGCGCGTGTTGCCGAAGGCGTGCGCCTTGAAGTACGCCTGGACGCCCTTGAAGAACTCGTCCATGCCGACATACGCCACCAGCTGCTTCAGGACCGAGGCGCCCTTGGCGTACGTGATGCCGTCGAAGTTGACCAGGACGTCGTCCAGATCGCGGATGTCGGCCATGATCGGGTGGGTCGAGGGCAGCTGGTCCTGCCGGTAGGCCCACGTCTTCATGGAGTTGGCGAACGTGGTCCAGGAGTGCGGCCACCCCGAGCCCTCGGCGTACGCCAGGCAGGCGATCGAGGTGTACGTGGCGAACGACTCGTTCAGCCAGAGGTCGTTCCACCACTCCATCGTGACGAGGTCGCCGAACCACATGTGGGCCAGCTCGTGCAGGATGGTCTCGGCGCGCGTCTCGTACGCCGCGTCCGTCACCTTCGACCGGAAGACGTACTGGTCGCGGATGGTGACCGCGCCCGCGTTCTCCATCGCGCCCGCGTTGAACTCCGGCACGAAGAGCTGGTCGTACTTGGCGAACGGGTACGCGTAGTCGAACTTCTCCTGGAACCAGTCGAAGCCCATCCGGGTCACGTCGAAGATCGCGTCCGCGTCCAGGTACTCGGCGAGCGAGGGCCGGCAGTAGATGCCCAGCGGGACGGTCACGCCGTCCTTCTCGTAGCTGCTGTGCACCGAGTGGTACGGGCCGACGATCAGCGCGGTGATGTACGAGGAGATGCGCGGCGTCGGCTCGAACGACCAGACGTCGTTCTCCGGCTCCGGCGTCGGCGAGTTGGAGATCACGGTCCAGCCGGACGGGGCCTTCACGGTGAACCGGAAGGTCGCCTTCAGGTCGGGCTGCTCGAAGCTCGCGAAGACGCGGCGCGCGTCCGGCACCTCGAACTGGGTGTACAGGTACGCCTGCTGGTCGACCGGGTCGACGAACCGGTGCAGTCCCTCACCGGTGTTGGTGTACGCGCAGTCCGCGACGACCTTCAGCTCGTTGGAGCCTGCCTGGAGGTGCGGAAGCGTGATGCGCGAGTCGCGGAACACCGCCGCGACGTCCAGCGCCCTGCCGTTCAGCTCGACCTCGTGCACCGCGGGGGCGACCAGGTCGATGAAGGTCTCCGCACCGGCCTCGGCGGAGTCGAAGCGCACGACGGTGACGGACCGGTAGGTCCCGCCCTCCTGCGCCCCGGAGAGGTCGAGATCGATCTCGTACGCGTCCACGGTCAGCAGGCGCGCCCGCTCCTGTGCCTCTTCGCGGGTCAGATTCGTGCCAGGCACGCGGTCATCTCCTTGCTCTGTGATGTGTGACGCCATCCTTCCACGGGACCCCGGCCCAGGGCGATGTCCGTTTTCCGCCGGACCGGGGCGTTCCGTCGCGGCAGGCTCGGACCATGACCACTTACGAGGCACGCGCGATCGAACCGGACGCGCTGAAGGAACTCCGGGAGACCGACGACGCAGGCCGCCCCTGCGAGCCGTACATCGCGACCGAGGGCGGCGACCCGCTGCGGTGCTGCCTGCGCGGCAGCGAACCGGGGGAGCGCATCGCCCTCGTCTCCTACGCCCCGCTGCGCCGCTGGGCCGCGGCGACCTGGGCCCGCCCGGGGGCGTACGACGAACAGGGCCCGGTCTTCATCCACGCCGAGGAGTGCGAGGGCCCGGACCCCGCCCGGACGGGCTACCCGTTCTCGCGGGCGGGCGCGCTGCGGACGGTCCGCCGCTACGACGCGGACGGCCGCATCGTGGGCGGCCGCCTCCTGGAGATCCCGACGGACGAGGAGCGCGGGTACGACGAGGCGTTCACGGAAGCCTTCGCGGACCCGGCGGTGGCGCTGGTGCACGTACGCGCGGTGGAGTACGGCTGCTGGCACTTCGAGGTGCGGCGTGAATCAAGCCCCTCCGGCGATTGAGGAGCGGGGGTCCGGGGGCAGCGCCCCCGAACCCCACGGCGCCCCGGCTTCAGCCGGCGAGCTCCGCCGCGACGAGCTCCGCGATCTGGACCGCGTTCAGCGCCGCGCCCTTGCGCAGGTTGTCGTTGGAGACGAACAGCGCCAGACCGTTCTCCGCGGTCTCGTCGTTGCGGATGCGCCCCACGTAGGACGCGTCCTTGCCCGCCGCCTGGAGCGGCGTCGGGATCTCGGACAGCTCGACGCCCGGGGCGTCCTTCAGCAGCTCGTACGCGCGCTCCACGGAGACCGGCCGGGCGAAGCGGGCGTTGACCTGGAGGGAGTGGCCGGAGAAGACCGGGACCCGGACGCAGGTGCCGGAGACCTTCAGCTCCGGGATCTCCAGGATCTTCCGGGACTCGTTGCGGAGCTTCTGCTCCTCGTCCGTCTCGAAGGAGCCGTCGTCCACGATGGACCCGGCCAGCGGCAGCACGTTGAAGGCGATGGGGCGCTTGTAGACACCCGGCTCCGGGAAGTCCACGGCCGAGCCGTCGTGCGTGAGCTTGTCCGCGTCGGCGACGACCTTGGACGCCTGGCCGTGCAGCTCGGCGACGCCGGCGAGCCCGGACCCGGAGACCGCCTGGTACGTGGCGACGGTCAGCGCTTCGAGCCCCGCCTCCTCGTGCAGCGGGCGCAGCACGGGCATGGCGGCCATCGTGGTGCAGTTCGGGTTGGCGATGATGCCCTTGGGGCGGTCCGCGATGGCGTGCGGGTTGACCTCGGAGACGACCAGCGGGACCTGGGGGTCCTTGCGCCAGGCGGAGGAGTTGTCGATCACGACGGCGCCCTGCGAGGCGACCTTCTCGGCGAGCGCCTTCGAGGTCGCGCCGCCGGCCGAGAACAGCACGATGTCCAGGCCCGTGTAGTCGGCCGTGGCGGCGTCCTCGACGGTGATCTCCCGGCCCTGCCACTCGATGACGGAGCCCGCCGAGCGCGCGGAGGCGAACAGCCGCAGCTCGTCGGCCGGGAACTTCCGCTCGGCCAGGATGCTGCGCATGACCTTGCCCACCTGACCGGTGGCGCCGACGATTCCGACCTTCACAGGAACTCCCTCAGACGTACGAACGGGCACGGTTGCCGCTTCATGATGCGTCTCTCCACGGCCTCCTTGTCCAATCCATTGTCCGACCTGCGGACGAGTGGCGCGCAGCACAGTGGGGCGGGTGCCCGGTGAGCACCCGCCCCACTGCCGTAATGGATCACATGTTCAGCACGGTGTGACTACTGGACGACCTTCTGGATCACGACGCTGCCGGTGCCCGCCGCGGTGCCCCGGGCGTTCACGAGGCTGACCTCGCCGAAGAACTGCCGGCCCTCGGGGGCCGCACCGGCCACCTTCACCTCGGCGCCGACCTGGGCGGACGCGCCGGCGGCCAGCTTCACGGCCTTCGACTCGTCCACGGAGATCCTGCCGAGCGACGCGGAGTAGTACACGTCGCGGTAGTCGTACTCGGTGGTCCCGGACGGGACGTCGTACCCGTCGATGACGACGGTGTACGTGCCGGCGGCCGGCTTCACCAGGCTGACGGACTCCTCGGAACCGGCCGTGGTGGAGGAGCCGACCTCGGCGCTCCCCTTGTACACGTACAGGTCGAGGTCGGCGTTGGCGTCGCTCGTACCGCCGATGGCGACGTCCAGCTTCTCGACGCCCTCACCGATGGTGACCTCCTTGGTGTACGAGCCACCGGTGGAGATCGACGGGCGCTCGACGGCGGCCGAGCCCAGCGAGCCGCCCTTGAGCTTGCCCTCCAGGGGACCGGCGTTGTTGGTGACCTTCCAGCCGACCGACGCCGGGGTGCCGATCTTCGCCTCGGCGATGGTCTGCACCGCCGGGTCGAAGGTCGCGCCGAGCAGCGCCACGTCCAGCTTGTACGGGTTGTCCAGCAGCGGCGACGTGCGCCGGGCCTCGACCTCGATCTCCCAGACACCGGGCTGCGGGTCCGGGTAGGAGCGCGCGTCCGGGCGGCAGGTGTTGGCCGGGTTCTCGTAGTTCGGGTAGCAGAACGGCGTACCGCTGTCGTCCACCGGCACCCCGTACGGGTGGATGGAGATGAAGCGGGTCTGGCTGCCCGAGCGCAGGGCGCTCATCGCGACCTCAAGGGTCTTGGCGCCCTCCGGCACGGTCACGAAGTACGACGTGGTGCCGTTGCGCTGCACCGAGCCGGACGCCTTGAACGCGTAGGACGGCTTCGCCAGCGCCTTGGAGACGACGACCGTCGTCAGGATCTGCTGGTCGGTGCCGGCGGTCTTCTTGTCGTCCAGCTGGAGGATCGCGCTGTGCACGCCCGCGCTGCCCGGCTTCGCCTGGACCTTGACCGTCACCGGCTTGCCCAGCGGCAGCGCGACCTTGTCGGAGCCGATGAGCTTGAAGGTGCCGTCGTTGTACTTCCAGGAGAGCTTGTGCTCGACCTTCTTGTCCGGGCCCGTGGTGCGGGTGACCGTGACGTCGTAGGTCTTCTTCTGGCCGGCCTGGAGGCCGCCCTCGCGGTCGTAGAGGCCGGTGCCGAAGCCCGGGGTCTTCAGCGCGAAGTCGATCGCGGTGTCGACGGGGGCCTTGACCGTGTAC from Streptomyces drozdowiczii carries:
- the pepN gene encoding aminopeptidase N codes for the protein MPGTNLTREEAQERARLLTVDAYEIDLDLSGAQEGGTYRSVTVVRFDSAEAGAETFIDLVAPAVHEVELNGRALDVAAVFRDSRITLPHLQAGSNELKVVADCAYTNTGEGLHRFVDPVDQQAYLYTQFEVPDARRVFASFEQPDLKATFRFTVKAPSGWTVISNSPTPEPENDVWSFEPTPRISSYITALIVGPYHSVHSSYEKDGVTVPLGIYCRPSLAEYLDADAIFDVTRMGFDWFQEKFDYAYPFAKYDQLFVPEFNAGAMENAGAVTIRDQYVFRSKVTDAAYETRAETILHELAHMWFGDLVTMEWWNDLWLNESFATYTSIACLAYAEGSGWPHSWTTFANSMKTWAYRQDQLPSTHPIMADIRDLDDVLVNFDGITYAKGASVLKQLVAYVGMDEFFKGVQAYFKAHAFGNTRLADLLGALEETSGRDLKTWSKAWLETAGINILRPEIETDGNGHVTSFTVLQEAPALPAGAKGEPTLRPHRIAIGCYDLDEAGKLVRTDRIELDVDGERTTVPFPAGRARPAVILLNDDDLSYAKVRLDEESLRVVTEHLGDFTESLPRALCWASAWDMTRDGELATRDYLALVLSGIGKESDIGVVQSLHRQVKTAIDLYATPEWREAGLTQWTEATLAHLRAAEPGSDHQLAWARAFAATARTPQQLDLLRSLLDGTEAIEGLTVDTELRWAFVQRLAATGLIDEEEIDAEYERDRTAAGERHAASARAARPTEEAKAEAWASVVESDKLPNSLQEAVIAGFVQTDQRELLAPYTEKFFAAVKDVWDSRSHEMAQQVAIGLYPALQVSQETLDATDAWLASAAPGAGLRRLMSESRSGVERALRARTADAAAATA
- a CDS encoding DUF1203 domain-containing protein, with amino-acid sequence MTTYEARAIEPDALKELRETDDAGRPCEPYIATEGGDPLRCCLRGSEPGERIALVSYAPLRRWAAATWARPGAYDEQGPVFIHAEECEGPDPARTGYPFSRAGALRTVRRYDADGRIVGGRLLEIPTDEERGYDEAFTEAFADPAVALVHVRAVEYGCWHFEVRRESSPSGD
- a CDS encoding aspartate-semialdehyde dehydrogenase, which translates into the protein MKVGIVGATGQVGKVMRSILAERKFPADELRLFASARSAGSVIEWQGREITVEDAATADYTGLDIVLFSAGGATSKALAEKVASQGAVVIDNSSAWRKDPQVPLVVSEVNPHAIADRPKGIIANPNCTTMAAMPVLRPLHEEAGLEALTVATYQAVSGSGLAGVAELHGQASKVVADADKLTHDGSAVDFPEPGVYKRPIAFNVLPLAGSIVDDGSFETDEEQKLRNESRKILEIPELKVSGTCVRVPVFSGHSLQVNARFARPVSVERAYELLKDAPGVELSEIPTPLQAAGKDASYVGRIRNDETAENGLALFVSNDNLRKGAALNAVQIAELVAAELAG